One region of Drosophila teissieri strain GT53w chromosome 2L, Prin_Dtei_1.1, whole genome shotgun sequence genomic DNA includes:
- the LOC122626220 gene encoding mucin-5AC isoform X2, with protein sequence MEHSNGSGKPSSDQSESPHPQSSAMTASSEGRSSKRRLYAIEEREESSPVTVGKVEADLAYDADVDELEQPSAEREIIYELFQPWALSTYGDQAKTKTITLRKKARILKALEGKEHSRPDSSKFRFWVKTKGFTTNRPEGFEEAPGSRRCLKLLPSSAILSDNPGDVDLFAASTSKGFGRRTYRKVACVEEFFDIIYNVHMELGGRSGMHAGQKRTYRIITETYAFLPREAVTRFLTICPECKKNLRPSSPSGGGKDSDLAGNESSSEVENYLNYSSHTESSLEAGPTAKRRRHSSAEIKASMASGLAVGAGIASSTSATQLDVLWTGLPQSRSPRPPQAAEAAVETTPVSVPKIRIKTQLQRPPSPLDQSPADPKSCPQPQSQTQSQTQSQSQSQCQSQSQSQSQSQSQPSGQCFDAQLLKSRDNLLRYYHFMRRFYAGEPVLAPPIYGSSLLQSLSYPTTISTAATATPTTPTTTTINTTTTPATGKMLAPPKAATPPPNPPQIKTSPDSLLRARTPPVASTATSAARKDTAHTPINLTKSIFSSLKAGHAPSTSTPVPLKLELPSPPKPLPELRIPQLRGMPPVELSLPLPPLDLERLKPITSTYLQLTRSMGLSDEDALRFDNLFLFSLTCLAYKCNPTNAMLTSEKDTDRKALLSAEQLQLPPGCQPHDYKELQPNHP encoded by the exons ATGGAGCACTCGAATGGTAGTGGCAAGCCCAGCTCAGACCAGTCCGAGTCACCGCACCCACAGTCCTCGGCGATGACTGCCTCGTCGGagggcaggagcagcaaaagGAGGCTCTATGCCATCgaggagcgcgaggagagCTCGCCGGTGACTGTGGGCAAGGTGGAGGCCGACCTGGCCTACGATGCGGATGTGGACGAGCTGGAGCAGCCGTCGGCCGAGCGCGAGATCATCTACGAGCTCTTCCAGCCGTGGGCACTCAGCACGTATGGCGATCAGGCCAAGACCAAGACGATAACACTGCGCAAGAAGGCGCGAATTCTCAAGGCACTCGAGGGCAAGGAGCACAGTCGCCCCGACAGCTCCAAGTTCCGCTTCTGGGTCAAGACGAAGG GCTTCACTACCAATCGACCCGAGGGCTTCGAAGAGGCTCCAGGCAGTCGACGCTGCCTGAAACTGCTTCCCAGCTCGGCCATCTTGTCGGATAATCCCGGTGATGTGGACCTATTTGCCGCCTCCACCAGCAAGGGATTCGGTCGACGAACCTACCGCAAGGTGGCCTGTGTGGAGGAGTTCTTCGACATCATCTACAATGTGCACATGGAGCTGGGAGGCCGCAGTGGCATGCACGCGGGTCAGAAGCGCACCTACCGCATT ATCACTGAAACCTACGCGTTCTTGCCCCGCGAGGCGGTCACCCGCTTCCTGACCATTTGTCCCGAGTGCAAGAAGAACCTTCGCCCCTCCTCTCCATCGGGGGGCGGCAAGGACTCCGACCTGGCCGGCAACGAGAGCTCCTCCGAAGTGGAGAACTACCTCAATTACTCATCGCACACGGAGAGCTCGCTGGAGGCGGGGCCCACGGCCAAGCGCCGTCGGCACTCGAGTGCCGAAATCAAGGCCTCGATGGCCAGTGGCTTGGCTGTGGGTGCGGGAATCGCCAGCAGCACGAGTGCCACTCAGCTGGATGTCCTGTGGACTGGACTGCCCCAGAGCCGAAGCCCCAGGCCACCGCAGGCTGCGGAGGCGGCTGTTGAAACCACACCTGTTAGCGTGCCCAAGATCCGGATCAAAACGCAGTTGCAGCGTCCGCCCAGTCCGCTAGATCAGTCCCCTGCTGACCCGAAAAGCTGTCCCCAACCCCAGTCCCAAACTCAGTCCCAAACCCAGTCccagtctcagtctcagtgCCAATCCCAATCGCAGTCACAGTCGCAATCCCAGTCCCAGCCAAGTGGCCAGTGCTTTGATGCACAGCTGCTCAAGTCGCGGGATAATCTGCTGCGATACTATCACTTCATGAGGCGCTTCTATGCCGGCGAACCGGTTTTAGCGCCGCCCATCTACGGCAGCAGCCTGTTGCAGAGCCTCAGCTATCCAACCACCATCTCAACCGCGGCCACAGCAACCCCTACCACCCCTACCACCACTACCATCAATACCACCACTACCCCAGCCACTGGCAAGATGCTGGCCCCTCCCAAGGCCGCGACTCCGCCACCCAATCCTCCGCAGATCAAGACTTCTCCGGACAGCTTGTTGCGCGCACGCACTCCTCCCGTGGCTTCAACAGCCACCTCCGCCGCACGCAAGGATACCGCTCACACTCCGATTAATCTAACGAAATCTATATTTTCCAGCCTGAAAGCCGGACATGCACCGTCCACATCGACCCCGGTTCCACTCAAGCTGGAGCTGCCCAGTCCACCGAAGCCACTGCCGGAACTACGCATTCCCCAGCTGCGCGGCATGCCGCCTGTGGAGCTCTCCTTGCCGCTGCCGCCTTTGGACTTGGAGCGACTGAAGCCCATCACCTCCACGTACTTGCAGTTGACACGCAGCATGGGACTCAGCGATGAGGATGCCTTGCGGTTCGACAATCTG TTTCTCTTTTCTCTGACATGCTTGGCTTATAAATGTAACCCAACTAATGCAATGCTAACGAGCGAGAAAGACACTGACAGAAAAGCACTTTTGTCGGCcgaacaactacaactaccgCCAGGCTGTCAGCCACACGACTACAAAGAACTGCAACCAAATCACCCATAA
- the LOC122626221 gene encoding uncharacterized protein LOC122626221 produces the protein MQCSYILAICASLLLLKLELGHGNPQKSETDLIFRSQRSAATSVSAGPSQELIKAAREVDLDEVGLRELWNSRQPLVIRNQNDAGHVTTVTYELSPDGRGIARHRVVESTLPARLEDNSASKPREEWEYVPRPGHQLRPIGESSFGTGNFETNGFGTGFPRPALFPNWEWELPSGVTPKVTTRTETDNLGRKVTITTRSYSGTLLPGSNVFKQTFPDISEEPGPIHTDSNPNTASFTPSRTAPTESNSVHRSGTMYPSQGAPVFVPVIDSTPTTQRTSVPLPTLAGGAAGAGGSDQVIDDFLNQVDLSASEIENSNGEVVKTIVDKNGRILTARFVLSSVKGTQEGPQQQKPTK, from the coding sequence ATGCAGTGCTCTTATATACTGGCAATCTGTGCCAGCTTGCTGCTCCTGAAACTGGAGCTAGGTCATGGAAATCCCCAGAAATCGGAAACTGACCTCATCTTCCGCTCACAGCGATCAGCAGCGACTTCCGTTTCCGCAGGACCGAGTCAGGAACTTATAAAAGCGGCCAGGGAAGTGGATTTGGATGAAGTTGGCTTGCGGGAATTGTGGAACAGCAGGCAGCCGCTGGTTATCAGAAACCAAAACGACGCTGGACATGTCACCACTGTGACCTATGAGCTAAGTCCGGATGGCAGAGGGATTGCAAGGCACAGGGTAGTTGAGAGCACACTGCCTGCTAGGCTGGAGGATAATTCCGCCTCCAAGCCCCGGGAAGAGTGGGAGTATGTGCCGCGTCCAGGGCATCAGCTCCGTCCCATTGGAGAATCTAGTTTCGGGACTGGTAATTTTGAAACTAATGGATTTGGCACGGGTTTCCCGAGGCCTGCATTGTTCCCGAACTGGGAGTGGGAGCTGCCATCGGGAGTGACTCCGAAAGTTACAACTAGGACGGAAACGGATAACTTGGGACGAAAGGTGACCATCACAACGAGATCTTACAGCGGCACTCTGCTCCCAGGAAGCAATGTGTTCAAGCAGACATTCCCCGACATCTCAGAAGAGCCTGGTCCAATCCACACAGACTCCAATCCGAACACTGCATCCTTCACCCCATCTCGCACTGCACCTACTGAGTCCAACTCTGTACATCGTTCGGGAACGATGTACCCAAGTCAGGGAGCCCCCGTCTTTGTGCCAGTGATTGACTCAACCCCCACCACCCAGCGGACTTCTGTGCCCCTGCCCACCctggcaggaggagcagcaggagccggCGGATCGGACCAGGTCATTGATGATTTCTTGAACCAAGTGGATCTGAGTGCCTCGGAGATCGAGAACTCGAATGGAGAAGTGGTCAAGACGATTGTGGATAAGAACGGTAGAATCCTAACCGCCCGATTTGTTCTAAGCTCCGTCAAAGGAACTCAGGAAGGtccgcagcagcaaaagccGACCAAGTAA